AGCCCAATATCGCCTGGAACTCGACCCCGGACAAGGCCCATAACACAAATCCGGATCTCGTGGAGGCGGTCGCTCGTATGTGCGTACGGCGCGGCGCCAGTGTCACGATATTCGACCGTACTGTCAATTCCGCCCGTCTGACCTACCGTAGAAGCGGCATTCTGCAGGCGGCGCAAAATGCGGGGGCTTCCATTGAGTATGTAGATTCGGGAAGGTATAAAGATGTCAGAGTGCCGGATGGTGTCTATGTGGATTCCCTGCCCGTGTATTCGGGCATTCTCGATGCCGATTTTGTCATCAATATGCCGATCGCCAAGCACCATTCTTCGTCAAGGCTGACGCTGGCAATGAAAAACCTCATGGGTGTTATCGGAGGCAACCGTGGTTACTATCATGGCGATATCCACTCCAGTATCGTTGATTTCGCCAAGACCGTCAAATCGGACCTCGTCATACTCGACGCCATCAGGATCCTCACCGCTCATGGCCCCAATGGCGGCACCCCGGCGGACGTAAAGGAGCTGCACACCATCGTGATGGGCACCAATCCCGTAACGGTCGACGCTTTCGCGGCCACCCTCTTCAATATCCAGCCGGCCTCGCTCAGGTTTCTTAAAATTGCCGCCCGCGAGGGCATGGGCGAAATAAACATCGACAAGATGAAGATACTGCGCGCCGCGGTATGAAGCATCGCCGGTGGTTTTATATCAGGGCCGCCGTACAGGTATGCTGCTGGTTCGCGTTTATAACGCTCGTCGTTTCAACGAGGGATCCAATCGAAGACGGCTACCTGTACGGGCTGTTCCCCCGGCTTTCACTCCACCTTGGAATAGCGACGAGCATTGCGGCCCGCGCGGTCCTCGCCGCCTTTCTGCCGGGGCTTGCGGTCCTGGCGCTTTCTCTTGCGTTCGGACGGTTTTTCTGCTCGACCGTATGTCCTCTTGGCGCGACCATAGACGCCTCCGATAAGATAATTGCGCGGCGGAAGGGCGCTCTGAAACCCGAAATCGCGCGGGCGGGACGGGGAATTAAATACATCGTACTTGTGGTTTCGCTGATCCTCGCCCTTGCTGGAGTCCAGGCGGCCGGCATCATCGATCCGCTGTCTCTGTCGCTGCGGGTGTACTCCACGGTCGTGTATCCTTTTTTCGACCATCTTGCCAAGCTTGCATTTGACGGGCTGTTGCCTATTCCCGGTCTCGGCGCCGCGGTCGGCCCCCTGTACGGTTTTCTAACGGACACGGTCCTCGATTTCAACCCGATCGTGTTCCATAACGCCGGCGCAGTAATGCTTCTCCTTATTCTGATTCTGCTGCTTTCGCTCTGGGCGCGCCGGTTCTGGTGCCGTTACCTGTGTCCGCTGGGCGCGCTCCTCGCGCTCGCCGGAGGCTTCGGCATGCTTCGCAGAACGGTCGATGCGTTGAAATGCGTAAACTGCCTGCGATGCGAACGGGACTGCCGCATGGGCGCAATCCACGATCGCGGCCTCGCGACGATCCACGGCGAATGCGTACAGTGTTTCGAATGCCTCAAATCCTGCGAGCACGATGCCATCTCGTTTCACGCCGTGTCGCCCTTCGCATCGGGACGCGCGGACGCGACCGCTGCCGAATCATCATCCATCACCGCCGTTCCCGAGCGGCCCGCTATTTCGCGTAGAGCGCTTATTGCCGGCACGGCCGCGTCGCTTGCGCTTATTCCGGGATTCAGGCTCAACGCGGCGCGCAGGGCGGACTTCAGCGAAATAATCAGGCCTCCCGGATCGCTCCCCGAGCACGAATTCCTCGACGCGTGCATACGCTGCGGCGCCTGCATGAAGGCATGCCCCACGAACGCGCTGCATCCCTCGTTTCTGGAGTCGGGCCTCGAGGGCGTCTATACGCCCCGCCTCATCCCGCGCATCGGCTGGTGCGAAAAGAACTGCGTGCTCTGCACCGAGGTCTGCCCGACCGGCGCGATAAAAAAGCTTCGCATGGGGGATAAAGAGACCACGGTCATCGGCACGGCCTATTTTCTCAAAGACCTGTGCATCCCATGGGCCGAGGGCCGCGAATGCGTTGTCTGCGAAGAGGTATGCCCCACCCTTACCAAGTCGATCAAGTTCAGGGAAGAGACCGTGCCGAATAAAAAGGGCGGGTCGGTGCGGGTCAAGCTTCCCTACGTGCTCGAGGACATCTGCATCGGATGCGGCATCTGCGAGAACAAATGCCCCGTACGCGGCAGCGCGGCCATACGGGTCCGGACGCGCAAGGCCGAGGTACCGTCGGCGGGATGACGGTACCCGTATTTTTTTGATTCCATAACGCTTCTTTCTTGCAATTGGAACGGCCGGAGGCGGACATCCCCTCATGAGACACTGTGAAATCGTAATCCAGAAAGTCGCCTATGGCGGGTTCGGCCTCGGCTTTCTTGACCGTATGGCGGTCTTTGTGCCCTATGCCTTTCCCGGCGACCGAATTCGCGCGGCTTTAACCGTTGAGAAGAAGAGCCACGCATTCGGCGAGATTGCCGAAATAATAGATCCGTCGGAAATGCGCACGACCCCCGAATGCCCGAACTACACACGGTGCGGCGGATGCGATTACCTTGCGGTTTCCTATGAACACGAACTCGAGATCAAGCGAGGCATTCTCGCCGAAAGCATCGAGAGAATTGGCTCGTTCCCGCGCGACACAATCCCCGCGATCGAAACGATCAGCGGCCCCCGGTTGCATTACCGAAGTCACGCCACGGTGAAGTACGACGGAGGCGCAACCGGACTTTACGCGCGCGGTACGTCCTCGCTTATTGCGTTTCCTCCGGAAGGCTGCCTGCTGGTTTCCGAACGAATTGCGGCCGCATTGAGGGAAAAAGTACCCGGCGTGGCCGACGAGTTCAGGATTGCGGAGGATGCGCACGGCCGTATATTGCGTTCGACAGAAGCGGACAGGATGGTGGAGGATATCGTGGCCGGCATTCTCTATCGGCGCGACATATCCTCGTTCTTCCAGTCGAACCGTTTTCTACGGGAAAGAATGCTTGGGACGGTCGGAGAGTTCGCAGGGCTTAAAAAGGACGAGCGCTTTATCGATATTGGATGCGGAGTGGGGTTCTTTACACTCGACCTCGCGCGCTCAGGAAATCCCGGAACCGGCGTTGACCGCGACCGAATTGCGATTTCATCGGCAAGAGAGAATGCGCGTGCAAACAATATCGGATCAGCGGCTTTCCTTACCGCCGATGCGTCCTCTTTCCCCGCCCGGGGCCATGCCGGCGATACCGTTATTCTCGATCCGCCCAGGGCCGGGATTTCGGCCGCGGCGCGCGGCGCCATCTCAGGGCTGAGTCCGCGGAGAATTATCTATGTTTCGTGCAACCCGACCACATTCGCGCGCGACATCAGGGATTTCGCCGCCGCCGGATATCCGCTTAAAAAGATTTTATTCATCGATATGTTCCCCGCCACCATGCACATTGAGGCGATCGGTCTGCTGGAGCGCGTTATATGATGTCGTCGGAAATCTCCATGCAGGCGGCACGGCATCACTTTAAATCAAGCCCGCCCATATAGAGAAACATCGTTGCGACCATCATGACCAGATGGTAGAGCCCGTTCCAGTTTAATGGGTGAAAGATATTTACCTTTGCCATCTGAATGGCCGAGGCGATGAATGCGATCACCAGTCCGATAACGAGGTTCAGGCTTCCCGTCCCCGTCGAAAGACCGTAGATGTTCAGGCCCAGAAACAGGAGCATTACGGGTACGTAGTTGACGATGACAACGAGGAATTTATCGGTCCGGAATATGAGCACCAGGAAAACACAGAGCTGTGCCAATCCGGCCGCGATGACAACATTACTGTATCTGTCGGGAAAGAAGCGCAGCGCGCAGACCACCACGATCGCGAAAGTCATGACGCCCGCCACAATCCATGAGAGTTTCTGCATCGCCATGCGCCCTTTCCACTCCCGGCCGATGGGCTCGAAGAAGCCGTGATCGATACCGCCCAGAAGCGCCCCCGTGCCCATAAGAGTTATGGACACCGCCCATATGCCGTACGGCCCCATTAAGATGTCCATTTGACCGAAGAGCATGCCGGCCAGAAAAAACGCCTCACTTGCCCACAGAAAGTTTGTAATTGCCGTCAATGCAAGCGGTGTCATGAGCGCCTCCGTCTTACCGTTTACCCCTATTATCCAGATCAGCTAACTTTTGTCCATCGAAATCGTGCCGTTTCACACGGGCCTCCCTGTAGATTCTGAAAAGATTGGTTTGGGTTAATAACCGGCTCGATTACCACCCGTTTTTTTGAATTTACAGATGAAACGATCCGTGCAGTATAGTATCTTTATCCGGATACGGCTGTTCGCGCGCGTGCGGCGGTTTATGTTTCGCGCCGGGCGTGACGATAGAAGTACGGGGAACCGGTACAATGAGATCGA
The nucleotide sequence above comes from Spirochaetota bacterium. Encoded proteins:
- a CDS encoding DUF362 domain-containing protein codes for the protein MSFGKLFPRRDFIVKILCIAAGMLAGGLTRPFFRTIQAQNRTDGSTIAVITGKSLSRDSITSMVESGFRQIGGIDRFIKKGMKVVIKPNIAWNSTPDKAHNTNPDLVEAVARMCVRRGASVTIFDRTVNSARLTYRRSGILQAAQNAGASIEYVDSGRYKDVRVPDGVYVDSLPVYSGILDADFVINMPIAKHHSSSRLTLAMKNLMGVIGGNRGYYHGDIHSSIVDFAKTVKSDLVILDAIRILTAHGPNGGTPADVKELHTIVMGTNPVTVDAFAATLFNIQPASLRFLKIAAREGMGEINIDKMKILRAAV
- a CDS encoding 4Fe-4S dicluster domain-containing protein; translated protein: MKHRRWFYIRAAVQVCCWFAFITLVVSTRDPIEDGYLYGLFPRLSLHLGIATSIAARAVLAAFLPGLAVLALSLAFGRFFCSTVCPLGATIDASDKIIARRKGALKPEIARAGRGIKYIVLVVSLILALAGVQAAGIIDPLSLSLRVYSTVVYPFFDHLAKLAFDGLLPIPGLGAAVGPLYGFLTDTVLDFNPIVFHNAGAVMLLLILILLLSLWARRFWCRYLCPLGALLALAGGFGMLRRTVDALKCVNCLRCERDCRMGAIHDRGLATIHGECVQCFECLKSCEHDAISFHAVSPFASGRADATAAESSSITAVPERPAISRRALIAGTAASLALIPGFRLNAARRADFSEIIRPPGSLPEHEFLDACIRCGACMKACPTNALHPSFLESGLEGVYTPRLIPRIGWCEKNCVLCTEVCPTGAIKKLRMGDKETTVIGTAYFLKDLCIPWAEGRECVVCEEVCPTLTKSIKFREETVPNKKGGSVRVKLPYVLEDICIGCGICENKCPVRGSAAIRVRTRKAEVPSAG
- a CDS encoding methyltransferase domain-containing protein yields the protein MRHCEIVIQKVAYGGFGLGFLDRMAVFVPYAFPGDRIRAALTVEKKSHAFGEIAEIIDPSEMRTTPECPNYTRCGGCDYLAVSYEHELEIKRGILAESIERIGSFPRDTIPAIETISGPRLHYRSHATVKYDGGATGLYARGTSSLIAFPPEGCLLVSERIAAALREKVPGVADEFRIAEDAHGRILRSTEADRMVEDIVAGILYRRDISSFFQSNRFLRERMLGTVGEFAGLKKDERFIDIGCGVGFFTLDLARSGNPGTGVDRDRIAISSARENARANNIGSAAFLTADASSFPARGHAGDTVILDPPRAGISAAARGAISGLSPRRIIYVSCNPTTFARDIRDFAAAGYPLKKILFIDMFPATMHIEAIGLLERVI